A single genomic interval of Microbacterium sp. LWO14-1.2 harbors:
- a CDS encoding PRD domain-containing protein has translation MSRQRQDQLLSTLLRQASWATAASLADQLGVTPRSVRSYVSAVNARTPGADAIESGPAGYRAGPAARDALRARQAGESAPRDRLHALIRALLDDPSGIDVFAMAERLHVSEATLESDLARVRGLLDDTDLALDRDREVVRLRGNEAAQRRLLSRLAHDEMDAASFHPETFRRALAGSAVSAQAVAPFKSELVRELGALGYFVNELAISDVLLHIAIAADRVASGHALESASTTARPEIPEVGAIIARLAQDHFAVALGEGDSGHLASLVLTRIVAPGQDATGEVARSGVDPAVESAVRDEIARAADDFQVDLLDETFVLRLALHVQNLLRRAEESALTRNPLTRSLKTSYPMIFEVAVSIASGLHDRLGTPIHDDEIAYIAMHVGGRLERSRKAESILTATIVCPGYYELHELLRSSVDRSLGSAIEVTSVVTNVDPDWASFDTDLVLSTIEPGATGDRFVRIQPFLTDADVDRIQQAAARVRRARRLARLRTELARYFVAEAFVHPLPDEGEEAIIRRLGGLLANAGLIGADYIENTIARERMSSTAFTDALAVPHALQMTAARTAIAIGVADGSAAWGEGRVQVVALAAFSESDRAAFQTVFEQLVEVFSERESVQRIVRRGTTYEAFLDELVAVIDG, from the coding sequence ATGTCGCGGCAGCGCCAGGACCAGCTCCTCTCCACCCTGCTGCGTCAGGCGTCGTGGGCGACGGCGGCGAGTCTCGCCGACCAGCTGGGCGTGACGCCGCGGAGCGTCCGGTCCTACGTCTCGGCCGTGAACGCGCGCACGCCAGGAGCCGACGCGATCGAATCAGGGCCGGCGGGGTACCGTGCGGGTCCGGCGGCGCGCGACGCACTGCGCGCACGACAGGCGGGGGAGTCGGCACCGCGTGACCGCCTGCACGCGCTCATCCGCGCGCTGCTCGACGATCCTTCCGGGATCGACGTCTTCGCCATGGCGGAACGCCTGCACGTCAGCGAGGCGACGCTCGAGTCAGATCTGGCGCGAGTGCGCGGTCTGCTCGACGACACCGACCTCGCGCTCGACCGCGACCGCGAGGTGGTCCGGCTGCGGGGCAACGAAGCGGCACAGCGCCGTCTGCTGAGCAGGCTCGCACACGACGAGATGGATGCCGCGTCGTTCCACCCCGAGACCTTCCGCCGCGCGCTCGCCGGCAGCGCCGTGTCGGCGCAGGCCGTCGCTCCTTTCAAGTCGGAGCTCGTCCGCGAGCTGGGAGCACTCGGCTACTTCGTGAACGAGCTCGCCATCTCCGACGTCCTGCTGCACATCGCGATCGCCGCCGATCGGGTGGCATCCGGGCACGCCCTCGAATCGGCATCCACGACTGCGCGTCCCGAGATCCCCGAGGTCGGCGCGATCATCGCCCGCCTCGCTCAGGACCACTTCGCCGTCGCGCTGGGAGAGGGCGACAGCGGGCACCTGGCGTCGCTCGTCCTCACCCGCATCGTCGCGCCGGGTCAGGACGCGACGGGGGAGGTCGCGCGCAGCGGCGTCGACCCGGCGGTGGAGTCCGCCGTCCGCGACGAGATCGCGCGCGCCGCCGACGACTTCCAGGTCGATCTGCTCGACGAGACGTTCGTGCTGCGGCTGGCGCTGCACGTCCAGAACCTGCTGCGGCGGGCGGAGGAGAGCGCGCTCACCCGCAATCCGCTCACGCGGTCGCTGAAGACCTCCTACCCCATGATCTTCGAGGTCGCCGTCTCGATCGCGAGCGGGCTCCACGACCGGCTCGGCACACCGATCCACGACGACGAGATCGCCTACATCGCCATGCACGTGGGCGGCAGGCTCGAACGCAGCCGCAAGGCCGAGTCGATCCTCACAGCCACGATCGTCTGCCCCGGCTACTACGAGCTGCACGAGCTGCTGCGGTCCAGCGTCGACCGTTCGCTCGGCTCGGCGATCGAGGTCACGAGCGTCGTGACCAACGTCGATCCCGACTGGGCGTCGTTCGACACCGACCTCGTGCTCAGCACGATCGAGCCGGGCGCGACCGGCGATCGCTTCGTGCGCATCCAGCCCTTCCTCACGGATGCCGATGTCGACCGCATCCAGCAGGCGGCCGCCCGTGTGCGGCGGGCGCGCCGTCTCGCGCGACTGCGGACCGAGCTCGCGCGCTATTTCGTCGCCGAGGCGTTCGTGCATCCGCTCCCCGACGAGGGCGAGGAGGCGATCATCCGACGCCTCGGCGGACTGCTTGCGAACGCAGGACTCATCGGCGCGGACTACATCGAGAACACCATCGCCAGGGAGCGCATGTCGTCGACCGCGTTCACGGATGCTCTCGCCGTGCCCCACGCTCTGCAGATGACGGCGGCGCGCACCGCCATCGCGATCGGCGTCGCCGACGGATCGGCGGCATGGGGGGAGGGGCGCGTGCAGGTCGTCGCGCTCGCCGCGTTCAGCGAGAGCGACCGCGCCGCGTTCCAGACCGTGTTCGAGCAGCTCGTCGAGGTGTTCAGCGAGCGGGAGAGCGTGCAGCGCATCGTGCGCCGGGGCACGACCTACGAGGCCTTCCTCGACGAGCTCGTCGCCGTGATCGACGGCTGA
- a CDS encoding HPr family phosphocarrier protein, whose protein sequence is MPKRHVVISAHNGVHARPVAELVRLVRAHPHPVTLTTTTGSVVDLSSVLAIMDLGLAEGDAVVLETAESTRADAVLDTLVEVLDPRR, encoded by the coding sequence ATGCCGAAGAGACACGTGGTCATCAGCGCGCACAACGGCGTGCACGCCCGGCCCGTCGCCGAGCTCGTCCGACTCGTGCGGGCGCACCCCCACCCGGTGACGCTCACGACGACGACGGGCTCGGTGGTCGACCTCAGCAGCGTGCTCGCGATCATGGACCTGGGCCTCGCCGAGGGCGACGCCGTCGTGCTCGAGACGGCCGAGTCGACGCGCGCGGATGCCGTGCTCGACACACTCGTCGAGGTGCTCGACCCCCGTCGCTGA
- a CDS encoding phospho-sugar mutase, whose amino-acid sequence MSEQRLEQARAWLRQDPDHETRDELAGVITRAASGDAAAVADLDDRFGSRLAFGTAGLRGALGAGSNRMNRVLVAQAAAGFASYLRERAEGGTPTVVIGYDGRRNSRVFATDSAELFAGAGLRAIILPRLLPTPVLAFAVRHLGADAGVMVTASHNPPNDNGYKVYLGGADQGSQIVSPADAEIAAHIQRIADAGDVTALPRSTSYETAGEEVVEAYVTATASVAPAPASASGLRWVYTAMHGVGWETVSRIVRAAGYPQPMVVGEQLEPDATFRTVSFPNPEEPGAMDLSFAKARRVQADFILANDPDADRLAVAIPDADAENGWRRLSGNEVGLLLGARAARAAAGTPGASLACSLVSSPGLGAIAAHHGLDFHETLTGFKWISRAPGIVFGFEEALGYLVNPGTVRDKDGISGVVAILGLAAEARDRGTDLAGLLSELGDTYGHYSSGQVSVRVDDLSVIGKVMSSLRASAPTGFGSQAVSSADDLLRAAEGQPSGDVLRYRLADGSRIIVRPSGTEPKLKVYIDAAGESAAQAAERVHELESAVRALLAERS is encoded by the coding sequence CCGACCTCGACGATCGGTTCGGCTCGCGCCTGGCGTTCGGCACGGCCGGACTCCGCGGCGCGCTCGGCGCCGGCAGCAACCGGATGAACCGTGTGCTCGTCGCGCAGGCGGCCGCCGGGTTCGCGTCCTACCTCCGCGAGCGCGCGGAGGGCGGCACGCCGACGGTCGTCATCGGGTACGACGGGCGCCGCAACTCGCGTGTGTTCGCGACCGACTCCGCCGAGCTGTTCGCGGGGGCGGGACTGCGGGCGATCATCCTCCCCCGCCTGCTCCCGACCCCCGTGCTCGCGTTCGCTGTGCGGCACCTCGGTGCGGACGCCGGTGTCATGGTGACCGCGTCGCACAATCCGCCGAACGACAACGGCTACAAGGTGTACCTCGGTGGAGCGGACCAGGGTTCGCAGATCGTGTCCCCCGCGGATGCCGAGATCGCGGCGCACATCCAGCGCATCGCCGACGCCGGGGATGTCACGGCGCTTCCGCGCTCGACGTCGTACGAAACGGCCGGCGAAGAGGTCGTCGAGGCGTACGTGACCGCGACGGCGTCCGTCGCACCGGCACCGGCGTCGGCATCCGGCCTCCGCTGGGTCTACACCGCCATGCACGGCGTGGGATGGGAGACGGTGTCTCGCATCGTCCGCGCCGCCGGATACCCGCAGCCGATGGTCGTCGGCGAACAGCTCGAGCCGGACGCGACCTTCCGCACCGTGTCGTTCCCCAACCCGGAGGAGCCGGGCGCGATGGACCTGTCGTTCGCGAAGGCGCGACGGGTGCAGGCCGACTTCATCCTGGCGAACGACCCCGACGCCGACCGCCTCGCGGTGGCGATCCCCGATGCGGATGCCGAGAACGGCTGGCGCAGGCTGTCCGGCAACGAGGTGGGCCTGCTGCTCGGCGCCCGTGCGGCACGCGCTGCCGCAGGGACACCGGGCGCCTCCCTGGCCTGCTCGCTCGTGTCGTCGCCCGGGCTCGGAGCGATCGCCGCGCACCACGGACTCGACTTCCACGAGACCCTCACGGGCTTCAAGTGGATCTCCCGCGCTCCGGGCATCGTGTTCGGCTTCGAGGAGGCCCTCGGCTACCTCGTCAACCCCGGCACCGTGCGGGACAAGGACGGGATCTCGGGCGTCGTCGCGATCCTCGGCCTCGCCGCCGAGGCGCGGGACCGCGGCACCGACCTCGCGGGCCTGCTCAGCGAGCTCGGCGACACCTACGGCCACTACTCCAGCGGTCAGGTGTCCGTGCGCGTGGACGACCTGTCGGTGATCGGGAAGGTCATGTCCTCGCTGCGCGCATCGGCGCCCACCGGCTTCGGGTCGCAGGCGGTCTCGTCGGCGGACGACCTGCTGCGCGCGGCGGAGGGGCAGCCCTCCGGCGACGTCCTGCGCTATCGGCTGGCCGACGGGTCACGCATCATCGTGCGCCCCAGCGGCACCGAGCCCAAGCTCAAGGTCTACATCGACGCGGCGGGCGAGTCCGCCGCGCAGGCGGCCGAGCGGGTGCACGAACTCGAGAGCGCGGTGCGGGCACTCCTGGCGGAGCGGTCCTAG